Sequence from the Rhodococcus jostii RHA1 genome:
CCGGTCGAGGAACCCGCTCCCGGGGATGAGGGCAGCGCTCCCGTCGAGCCCGCACCCGATCCTGGAGACCCCGGGCTCGTTCCGGCGGAGCCCGTGTCCGATCCGGTGACGCCCGAACCAGTTCCGGCTCCTGCGCCGCCCGCTCCACCCGCCCCGGCTCCCGCGGATCTTTCTCCCGAAGAACCCCATCCGGCCGCCCCGGCTCCCGCTGATCCCGTACCTGTGGGCGCTCCCGCTCCGGCGGCGCCTGCTCCCGCCGCGGCGGACCCCGTAGAGCCAGCTCCCGCGCCGGCCATGCCTGCTCCGCCGGTAGAGCCAGCGTCGCCGCCGTCGATACCCGACGCCCATGGCGGAACTGCACGCGCGCAATCCGCACCGGCAATGCCCGCACCCCAGGTCGAGGCTGCACCGGCGCCCCAAGCCCCTCCGATCGAAGCTGCGCCCGTGGCCCCGATGCCCGATTCTTCACATGGCGCTCCACCTGACATCGGCGGATACGGGGCGGATCCCGGAACCTACACGGACCCGGGGACGACGTACACCGATCCGGGGACGACGTACACCGATCCGGGGACGACGTACACGGACCCGGGGACGACGTACACCGATCCGGGGACGACGTACACCGATCCGGGGACGACATACACCGATCCGGGGACGACGTACACCGATCCGGGGACGACATACACGGGCCCGGGGACCTACACCGGAACCGACCAAGGCACATACAGATTGCCGCAAAACTGGTCGGCTGAAGACACTCCATGCGGCGCTTCGGAGTGCGCACCGGAGTACGGAGATAACCCAAAGGCAGCACAGAATTAGCTCTGCAACAGGCCCGATGTGCATATCTACCGGCCCCGCTCGGAGGGGCCGGTAGATCAGTTTCTGGTTCAGTCTGCGACAGCGCTCCTCTGCCTGCCTCCGTGAGTGGGTGACCTCCTCTGCGGATCTGGTCGTACTGTGCGAGCGTGGCACCCTCGAATTCCAGGACTGCTGCAATCTCGGGTCCCGGTAGTAATGGCGCAAAAAACAACGAAGTTCGCGTAGTGCCTGGTCGGCGGCGATTTCTCGGTTCGGGCTGCGAGCCGGGGTGGTTGGTGCTTGGCTTGGCTGCCGATGAGGTTGGTCGGCGTGTTGGAGGCTGGGGTTCGTGGCGACGCGGGTATTCGCGGACGAGGAGTTGCAGCGCCTGCGGGAGTTCCCGGAGATCAGTCGTGAGGAGTTGTTCCGGTACTTCACGCTGACCCCGGCGGATCTGGCGTTCGTTGCTCCGCAGGGCAGGGGCCCTGCGGTCCGTCTGGGCCTGGCGGTGGCGCTGTGCACCTTGCCGTGGCTGGGGTTCGTGCCGGACAAGGTGCCGTCGGCGCCGCCGGTGGCGGTGGCCCGGCTGGCGGATCAGCTGAATATCGATGCTGCGCAGATTCGTTCGTATGGCAAGCGGGCTCAGACACGGACCGAGCATGTGCGGCTGGTGGCCCAGTATCTGGGGTGGCGGCCTGCAGGGCGATGGAGTTGAAGGAGCTGGACGAGTTCCTGCTGGCGCGGGCGATGGAGCACGATTCGCCGACGCTGTTGTTCCGGCTGGCTTGTGAGTACCTGATCTCGGCGCGGGTGATCCGGCCGGGCCCGGAAACGGTGGTCCGCCGGGTCGCGCACGCCCGCATGCGGGCGCAGCGGGAGACCTACGACCGGTTGGCGCGCGAGTTCACGCCGCAGCGGTGTAAGGAACTGGATGCGTTGCTGGTCGTCGACCCGTCGATCGAGATGTCGCGGTTGCGGTGGTTGTCGACCGGCCCGGTGGAGGCGTCGGCGACCGCGGTAAAGGCCGAGGTCGAGAAGCTGGTGTTCCTGCGCAACCTGGGCGCGGATGAGCTGGATATGTCGGTGCTGCCGGCGGAGCGGCGGCGGTTCCTGGCGACGGTGGGCCGCCGCTTGACGGGCCAAGCCCTCGAACGCCGGGATCCGCAACGCCGCTACCCGTTCCTGCTCACGGGTTTGGCGCAGTCGGCCACCGATGTGCTCGACGAGGTGGTGCAGCTGTTCGATCAGGCGATCTCGGCCAGGTCGAGCAAGGCCGAACGCCGGATGCGCGACGAGCTGGCCGAGCGCGGTAAGGCGGGAGAGGATCGGCAGGGGTTGCTCGACGACCTGCTGGCGATCGTCTGTGACCTGCAGATCCCCGACGAGGAGATCGGCGGCCTGATCCGGGGCGATCGGATCGGATGGGAGCGGTTGCGGGCCGCGGTCGCGCAGGCCAAGCCTCGGCTGCCGCGCGATCACGGGCACCTGGCCGCGCTGGACAGCTCGTACTCCTACCTGCGGCAGTTCACCCCGCAGGTGCTGTCGACGGTCCGGTTCGCCGGCGGCACCGCGGCGACCGAGCTGCTGATCGGGGTGCACATGCTGCGGGAGCTGAACGCGACCGGTACCCGTAAGGTGCCCGACGACGCGCCGACAGGGTTCGTGCCGACGAAGTGGCGCGGCTACCTCGACGAGGCCCGCAAGACCGGCAGTACCACCGCCTATCGGCACTACTGGGAGCTGTGCGTGCTGCTGGGGCTGCGCGACGGGTTGCGTCAGCGGGGATGTGTTCGTGCCGGGGTCGCGCCGCTACGCCGACCCGGCCGCGTACCTGCTGACCCCGCAGGCGTGGGAGCCGCAGCGCGACGAGTTCTGTCGCCTGGTCGGCAAATCCGCTGATCCCGCTCGCGCGCTGGCGACCGCCACCGACGAGCTCGACGCCGCTATGGGCGAGTTGGAGAAGGTGCTCGCCGTCGGCGACGGGCCGGTCCGTCTCGATGAGGCCGGTGACCTGGTGATCTCACCGCTGTCGGCGGAGGACGTGCCCGCGGAGGCGACGGCGCTCAAGGCCGAGCTGACGGAGATGCTGCCGTTCGCGCCGATCGTGTCGCTGCTGATCGAGCTGGACAAACGCACCGGCTACCTGGACTGCTTCACCCATGCCGGAGGCAAGCAGGCCCGCAGCCCAGAGTTGAAACGCAACCTCATCGCCGTTCTGCTGGCCTACTCCACCAACCTCGGGCTGACCCGAATGGCCGAGGCGTCGGGCCTCTCCTACGGCATTCTGGCCTGGACCAGCGAATGGTATGTGCGGGAGGAGACACTGCGGGCGGCGAACCTGACGATCATCGACTACCACCAAAGGCTGCCGCTGACCCCGGTCTTCGGCGCCGGCACCCTGTCGTCGAGTGATGGGCAGCGGTTCCCGACCCGCGGGAAATCGGTCACCGCCAGAGCGTTGAGCCGCTATTTCGCGAACGAAGGACTGAGCACGTATACCCATGTCACCGATCAGCACGCCACCTACGGCACGAAGGTCATCGTCGCGACGAGACGTGAAGCTCACTACGTGCTGGACGAAATCCTCGGAAATGCAACGGATCTGCCGATCACCGAGCATGCGACCGACACGCACGGCGTCACCCTGGTGAACTTCGGGCTGTTCGACCTGCTCGGGTTGCAGCTCTCGCCCCGCATCCGGGACCTGGGCCGGATCACCCTGTACCGGGCGGCGCCGCGGGCCCAGGTCGAGTCCGCGTTCCCGCACGCCGGGCCGCTTTTGACCCGGAAGCTGAATCTGGATCTCATCGCCGAGCACTACGACGACCTGCTCCGGCTTGCCGGGTCGCTGAAGTTCGGGCACGCCACCGCGTCGCTGCTGGTCGGCAAGCTCCTCCGCGTCGGGCCGGCAGAACGCCCTCGCGGCGGCGCTCAAGGAATACGGGGCGCTGCGGCGCACGATCTACGCCGCCCGGTATCTATCCGACCCGGGCTATCGGCGCAAGATCTCCCGCCAGCTCAACAAGGGCGAATCCCCTGCACGCGCTCCGCCGCGACCTGCTCTACGCGCACGAAGGCGCCGTGCGCGCGAGGCACCTGGAGGGACAGACCGAACAGGCATGGTGCCTCACATTGGCGACCAACGCCGTCATCGCCTGGACCACAGAGTATTACGGGCTGGCGACCGAACAAATGCGGCGGGCCGGGCGGCGGATCGACGACGAGGTGCTGGCGCACATCTCCCCGGCCCACAGCGAGAACATCAACTTCTTCGGCGCCATCGAGGTCGACATCGACGCCGAACTCGCCCAGCTCGGCCCCACCGGGTACCGGCCGCTGCGCGTACGTGACACCCTGTTCTGACCGGGGGAAACCGAGTGATGCGATGGACCCGATGGCCCCGGCCGCGAGCCTGAGTCACCCCGTCGCGCCCGATTCCGAGCGCCTCGACACCTTCCGGATTCTCGCCGACCCCACCCGGATGCACTCGCCGCCCGCACCGCACACCCGCCCGACTGACACCGCCGGCGGCCCAGGGTCATTGGCCCGAGATTTGTGTCGGCGCCGTCCCTTAGCCTCACCGGTAACAGCACCGCCGAGCCGGGAGCGGAGGGAAACCATGGTCGCCGCCATGCTGATGCTGCCCGGGAAATCCTGGGCCGAGGGTTTCAATCAGGTCGAGGCCGGTTGTGGTGGTCAGGTATTCGCTCTGCTCCTACGGCGCAAAGAGGCGCTGTCGGGGTGCTCAACTGTCGCGAGTAATGATGCCGGCTTTTGCCGACTCGACGAGCGTTCGACCCGGGGACGACATTGTCCTCACCGCGCCTGCTGCTTGCCTGACACCGGGCCACTTGATCGCCCAACTCCTTTCTCTCACAAGGTCATCGCCAGCGGGGGTAGGGCGGAGCAGGATCGCCGTCCGATACAGGTTCGTGGCGTGGTCGCTTTCGGCGTGAGATTCAGGTGGGATCCGATGCTGTTTGCCGCTTCTGGCGGGCGGTGGTGTTCCACCAGCGGCGGGCGTACCTGCTGAGGGTTGCTTGGTTGTCCAGCCCTATGGTCGCGGCGATCTGTGTGAGTGGCAATCGGGTCTCGGTGAGGAGGGTCGCGGCGCGTTCGCGTCGGACGTCGTCGAGGATTGTGCCGTAGTTCGTGCCCTCGCTATGGAGGTGCCGTTGAAGTGAACGTGTCGACATGGCAAGGAGGTTCGCGGTCGCCTCGATGCTGAGGTGGCTGGTGCCGAGGGACTGACGCAGGAGGGTCTTGGCGCGCGTGGTGACGGTTAGGTCGGGAGGGCTGAGGTGCTGTTCGAGGTAGGTCAGTGCCAGGTGTCGGGTGGTGCGATCGCCACCGGCAATGGGTTGTCGGGACAGCGACTGGGGGACACGCAGCACGGCGGCGTCGCGGTTGAATGTGACGTGGGTGCCGAACAGCGACTCGTATCGGGCAAGGGGTGCGACCCCAGCATGGGGCAGTTCGACGCTGCGGAGTCCGTAGTTGCCGCCGTTGAGGTAGAGGAGCGTGCGGTGGAGGAAAAGGAGTCCCATGTCGATGCTCTGGGGTGGGGCGCTGACGCCGGGCGGGTATCCGTAGCGGCAGCCGACGACACCGCGGACGCCGCGCGGGTCGGGGACGAGTGCGACGCTGAGGCCGCGCGCGTGGACGAAGAGGTATTTGGCAGTGCAGTCGAGTGCTTCAGCGATCGATCGGGAATTGCGAACGGCGATTGCCAGGGGGCCGAGCAGGTCGAGATCTTGGCGCAGCGCTACCCGCAGTCCCATATCGGAGCAGTTCAGTTTCTGGGCCGCGAGTTCGAGCATCGCGGCCATGGCTGTGTCTCTGACCAGGAGTTCGTCGCTGTCCAGGGAGGCAAGGGGGAGTCCTGCACGGGTCGCGAGTTCATCCGCGTCGCCGCCAAGTTCCTCGATGACGTGGCGGACGCCACGCAGGCCTGCAGATCTCACCCACGCCATAGCGAAGAGTGTCGCGGCCGTTGGCGTGATCAGTCAAATTGTTGGCGCGATTCGTCAAGTTCGATGGACGGCGCGTCCATACGTTGGGGCCATGGATTTCACACCTTCGGCACGCGCCCAGGAGCTGACCGAGGCGGTCTCCGGGTTCATTGCCGAGCACATCGCCCCGATCGAGCACGAGTATCACCAGGAGGTCGCGCAGCTGCGGGCCGGCGGTGGCGACCCATGGATCCCGTTGCCGATTGTGGCGGAGTTGCGGTCGCGGGCCCGGGCGGCGGGATTGTGGAACTTGTTTCTTCCCGCGGGGCATGAGCGGGACTATGCCGAGCGGTACGGCACCTGCGGTGGAACCGGCCTGCGCAACGTCGACTACGCGCCGGTGGCCGAGACGATGGGCCGCTCGTTCCTGGCGCCGTACGTCTTCAACTCCAACGCGCCGGATACCGGCAACGCCGAGGTACTGCTCAAATACGGATCCACTGAGCAGCAAGCGCGGTGGCTCGATCCCCTGCTCGCGGGAGAGATCCGCAGTGCGTTCTGCATGACCGAGCCGGGTGTTGCCTCGTCGGATGCGACGAACATGGAGCTTTCGGCGGTCGTCGACGGCGACGAGGTCGTCTTGAACGGCCGTAAGTGGTGGTCGACGGGTGTCGGTCATCCGGACTGTCAGATCTTGCTGGTGATGGGGGTGACTGCGCCCGAAGCCGACCGCCACCGCCGCCACTCGATGGTCCTGGTGCCGGTCGCAACGCCCGGCGTGAAGGTGGAGCGCCTGTTGGACACCATGGGCTTTCAGGATGAGCCCTACGGACACGGGGAGGTCAGCTTCACCGACGTCCGGGTGCCGGTCGAGAACATCATCGCCGGGCCGGGGCGCGCTTTCGAGATCGCCCAGGGGCGACTGGGTCCGGGACGGGTGCATCACTGCATGCGCCTGATCGGTTTGGCTGAGCATGCACTCGAGCTCGCATGTCGCCGTGGATTGGAGCGCACCGCGTTCGGAAAGCCACTGGCGAGCTTGGGTGGCAACCGCGAGCGCATCGCCCAGGCCCGGATCGCGATCGACTCGGCACGCCTGCTGGTGCTGCACGCCGCGTGGAAACTCGACCGAGGCGGGGCACTGCACGCGCTGTCGGAGGTCTCCCAGATCAAGGTGGCGGTGCCGAACATGGCCCAGCAGGTCATCGACTTCGCCATTCAACTGCACGGCGGCGCCGGTCTGAGCAGCGACTTTCCGCTGGCTGGCGCCTGGACCGCCGCCCGAGCGGTCCGGCTCGCCGACGGCCCCGACGAGGTGCACCTGGGCATGGTGGCGCGAGTCGAGCTCGGCAAGTACGGGGCCCGCCGATGAGGGCGGGGCAGCAGCGGCGCGGTTCGATCGTCATCACCGGCGCCAGTTCAGGTTTGGGGGCGGAGATGGCCCGCCAGTTCGCCGCCCTCGGCTACGACCTCGGGTTGGCGGCGCGGCGGGTGGAACGACTCGCCGAACTTCGTCAGGAGATTCTCGCCGCCCATCCCGATCGTCGAGTCGAGGTTGCCGCGCTCGATGTCACCGATGGTGACGCGGTGCATACCGTCGTGGCCGAGCTCGATCGGCGCCTCGGCGGTATCGACCGACTGATCGCGAACGCCGGCAGCGGCACGGGGGCCGCGCTCGGCACCGGCGGCTGGAACGCCAACAAGATCACGGCCGAGACCAACTTCGTCGGAGTACTGGCTCAGGCCGACGCCGCTATGGAGGTCTTCCGGAGGCAAGGGCGTGGACACCTGGTACTGATCTCATCGATGTCGGCGGTTCGAGGTATGCGCCGGGCAATGACCACCTACGCCGCCAGTAAGGCTGGCGTCGCCGTGGCTGCCGAGGGGCTGCGCGCCGAAGGACTCAGCGGCATCGACATTTCGGTCATCTACCCCGGCTACATCGCCTCGGAGATGAACGCACATGTCCGCGACCGCACCCCGTTCCTGGTTGACACGGCCACCGGCGTCCAGGCGATGGTCACCGCGATCGAGAAGCGCCGCAAGAAGGCTTACGTACCGGTCTGGCCGTGGGTTCTCGTGGGTGCCGCGATGCGGTTCCTGCCGCTCGCGGTGGTCAGGAAACTGTCATGAGCAGGCGCGCCCGCGGGCACACGCAGCACCACCGCCGACCCGAGGCCGCCGGCGAGGTTCGCCGCGAGGATGCTTTCGACGTCGACGCCCTCGCCGGTTGGCTGCCCGAGCATGTCGGCCCGCAGTGGGCGCCGGAACTGTCGGGCACCCCGCGGGTCACGCAGTTCTCCGGGGGAGCCTCGAACCTCACGTATCTGCTGAGGTTTCCGTCAGGACGAGAGGTGATCCTGCGGCGCCCGCCTGCGGGAACTAAATCCGACGGGGCCCACGATATGGGGCGGGAGTACCGGCTGCAGACCGCACTGCGTCCACATTTCCCGCTCGCTCCGGAAACTATCGCTCTGTGCGAGGACTCGGGCGTGATCGGGAGCCCGTTCTACCTCATGGAGCGCGTCGATGGGCCGATTCCCCGCAGGCATCTTCCCCGAGAAAACGCGGAGGCACCGGAGCAGGTGAGCAGGCTGTGTCACCGGGTGGTCGACGTGCTCGTCGATCTGCACTGTGTTCCGATCGAGGGGACCGAACTCGCGGCACTGGGCAAGGGGGATGGCTATGTGAGTCGGCAGGTCGAGGGCTGGGCCAAGCGCTACACCGCGGCCCGCACCCGCAACGTCGGGTCCTTCGCCCGGGTCATCGACTGGCTGCGGGTGAACCAACCCGCCGACCGTGCCGCGGTACTGATCCACAACGACTTCCGACTCGACAACATCGTCCTCGACCCGGCGGACCCCACCGTCCCGGTCGCGTTGCTGGACTGGGAAATGGCCACCATTGGTGACCCACTTATGGACCTGGGAAGCGCGTTGGCGTACTGGGTCCAAGCCGACGACGGCTGGCTGTTCCGGCAGTTCCGCCGCCAACCCACCCATGTTCCCGGCATGCTCACCCGACGCGAGGTCGTCGCCCACTACGCCGAACGGACGCGAATCGACGTCACCGAGGAACAATGGGCGTTCTACGAGGTCTTCGGCCTATTTCGACTTGCCGGAATCTGTCAGCAGATCTACTACCGCTACTACCACCGTCAGACCACCAACGCCGCCTTCCGGACCTTCGGGATCGCCGTCGTCGCCCTCGAACTGCGCTGCCGCCGAATCATCCGCGAGATCGAACGCCGCCGTCGAGCCGGAACCGCTGCACGGCGCATCGGGTTGGAGCGGTCGTGAGCGCGCCGCGATCCCCCGGCCGAGTGCCTATCCCACACACAGATGGTCGTCGCAGTACCGCGGCCCGTCGGCCAGGTCGGCATCGCCGAGGCGTCCGACCGAATGCAAACAGATCAACGTCCGGTATGCCCTCACAGAGTTGACTGCCCCGACTGATCGTCGCCTCAATTCGGCAAATGAACAGGTGGTGTCAGGGCTGTGCGGCGGGCGGGGCTGCGAACGAGCCCGACGCCCCGAGGATCGCGTGGACCGCGGCGCGGACTCGCTCGGCGACGGCCCCGGTGGAGATGGCATCGAACTTGCCGTCGAGGTGCAAGAACGCCAGACCATGCACCAGCGCCCACACCGCATCAGCCATCGCAT
This genomic interval carries:
- a CDS encoding AraC family transcriptional regulator, with the translated sequence MAWVRSAGLRGVRHVIEELGGDADELATRAGLPLASLDSDELLVRDTAMAAMLELAAQKLNCSDMGLRVALRQDLDLLGPLAIAVRNSRSIAEALDCTAKYLFVHARGLSVALVPDPRGVRGVVGCRYGYPPGVSAPPQSIDMGLLFLHRTLLYLNGGNYGLRSVELPHAGVAPLARYESLFGTHVTFNRDAAVLRVPQSLSRQPIAGGDRTTRHLALTYLEQHLSPPDLTVTTRAKTLLRQSLGTSHLSIEATANLLAMSTRSLQRHLHSEGTNYGTILDDVRRERAATLLTETRLPLTQIAATIGLDNQATLSRYARRWWNTTARQKRQTASDPT
- a CDS encoding Tn3 family transposase, with the protein product MRARHLEGQTEQAWCLTLATNAVIAWTTEYYGLATEQMRRAGRRIDDEVLAHISPAHSENINFFGAIEVDIDAELAQLGPTGYRPLRVRDTLF
- a CDS encoding acyl-CoA dehydrogenase family protein, translated to MDFTPSARAQELTEAVSGFIAEHIAPIEHEYHQEVAQLRAGGGDPWIPLPIVAELRSRARAAGLWNLFLPAGHERDYAERYGTCGGTGLRNVDYAPVAETMGRSFLAPYVFNSNAPDTGNAEVLLKYGSTEQQARWLDPLLAGEIRSAFCMTEPGVASSDATNMELSAVVDGDEVVLNGRKWWSTGVGHPDCQILLVMGVTAPEADRHRRHSMVLVPVATPGVKVERLLDTMGFQDEPYGHGEVSFTDVRVPVENIIAGPGRAFEIAQGRLGPGRVHHCMRLIGLAEHALELACRRGLERTAFGKPLASLGGNRERIAQARIAIDSARLLVLHAAWKLDRGGALHALSEVSQIKVAVPNMAQQVIDFAIQLHGGAGLSSDFPLAGAWTAARAVRLADGPDEVHLGMVARVELGKYGARR
- a CDS encoding SDR family oxidoreductase encodes the protein MRAGQQRRGSIVITGASSGLGAEMARQFAALGYDLGLAARRVERLAELRQEILAAHPDRRVEVAALDVTDGDAVHTVVAELDRRLGGIDRLIANAGSGTGAALGTGGWNANKITAETNFVGVLAQADAAMEVFRRQGRGHLVLISSMSAVRGMRRAMTTYAASKAGVAVAAEGLRAEGLSGIDISVIYPGYIASEMNAHVRDRTPFLVDTATGVQAMVTAIEKRRKKAYVPVWPWVLVGAAMRFLPLAVVRKLS
- a CDS encoding phosphotransferase family protein, coding for MSRRARGHTQHHRRPEAAGEVRREDAFDVDALAGWLPEHVGPQWAPELSGTPRVTQFSGGASNLTYLLRFPSGREVILRRPPAGTKSDGAHDMGREYRLQTALRPHFPLAPETIALCEDSGVIGSPFYLMERVDGPIPRRHLPRENAEAPEQVSRLCHRVVDVLVDLHCVPIEGTELAALGKGDGYVSRQVEGWAKRYTAARTRNVGSFARVIDWLRVNQPADRAAVLIHNDFRLDNIVLDPADPTVPVALLDWEMATIGDPLMDLGSALAYWVQADDGWLFRQFRRQPTHVPGMLTRREVVAHYAERTRIDVTEEQWAFYEVFGLFRLAGICQQIYYRYYHRQTTNAAFRTFGIAVVALELRCRRIIREIERRRRAGTAARRIGLERS